In Mytilus trossulus isolate FHL-02 chromosome 14, PNRI_Mtr1.1.1.hap1, whole genome shotgun sequence, a genomic segment contains:
- the LOC134696919 gene encoding probable ATP-dependent DNA helicase RecQ, with product MDREEISVIVKSVFGVRPKDKQEEALEHLMKRGSGDLLLNLPVGYGKSLVYQAFPFLQDSSSSLVIAPLNIIQTEQLASLNLRHKEFRPDYRKLAELPAIFNKAKFVGMSGTMTKKQVENLPKKLGFKNIKIICISPDKENIFLEKKEKIVSKDVTSVYEHIFKTECLELQKHPTSYPVTLLFIPMYYMSCALFFLKSLFGENKIMESCYSAIFANQDDEVIQATLKDLNTENPRIRLILTTSVTGMGFDPTCITRVIHASPPRSVSQYLQEIGRAGRRGQASEAILYYNKRDIAKNLPGISDDIISYCNTESCLRTNLLSVFGYLKSSSLQGCACCCFCKKTCTCENCELASLDI from the exons ATGGACAGAGAGGAGATAAGTGTTATTGTAAAAAGTGTGTTTGGTGTCCGTCCGAAAGACAAGCAAGAGGAGGCACTGGAGCACTTGATGAAGAGGGGATCGGGagatttattgttaaatttacCCGTTGGTTATGGGAAAAGTTTGGTGTACCAAGCCTTTCCATTTCTCCAAGATTCATCATCCTCTTTGGTCATTGCACCGCTCAACATCATTCAGACTGAACAGCTAGCAAGCTTAAACTTACG gCATAAAGAATTCAGACCTGATTACAGGAAATTGGCAGAATTACCAGCCATCTTTAACAAGGCCAAATTTGTTGGTATGAGTGGCACCATGACGAAGAAACAGGTAGAGAACTTACCCAAGAAACTAGGCTTTAagaacattaaaattatttgtataagtCCTGATaaggaaaacatttttcttgaaaaaaaggaaaaaattgtGTCAAAAGATGTTACAAGTGTTtatgaacatatttttaaaactgaatgTTTAGAGTTGCAGAAACATCCAACCAGCTACCCTgttacattattatttatacCCATGTACTACATGAGTTGTgcccttttttttttgaagtcACTGTTTggtgaaaacaaaattatggaATCCTGTTATTCTGCAATCTTCGCAAATCAGGATGATGAGGTTATTCAGGCTACATTAAAGGATTTAAATACAGAAAATCCCCGTATAAGGTTAATTTTAACCACTTCTGTTACGGGGATGGGATTTGATCCTACATGTATTACAAGAGTGATTCATGCCAGTCCCCCAAGATCTGTTTCTCAGTATCTCCAAGAAATTGGTAGAGCTGGAAGGCGAGGACAGGCCTCTGAAGCTATCTTGTACTACAATAAAAGAGATATTGCCAAAAATTTGCCTGGAATTTCCGATGACATTATTTCTTACTGTAACACTGAATCTTGTCTGAGAACAAATTTACTTTCAGTATTTGGTTATTTAAAATCTAGTTCATTACAGGGTTGTGCATGTTGCTGCTTTTGTAAAAAAACGTGTACTTGTGAGAATTGTGAATTAGCAAGCTTAGATATTTAA